A region from the Candidatus Baltobacteraceae bacterium genome encodes:
- a CDS encoding helix-turn-helix transcriptional regulator, with protein MSATLLGMMIRQQRQHHGWSQDELAKKIGGTVDQAVVSRLENGLIADPGSKLVFHLAKALGVTTDDLLALLCQGDAESDAAVAPTESTDGEIADVRRQFFQLSARLKVLEEKEKVTSGRSR; from the coding sequence ATGAGCGCAACACTACTTGGCATGATGATTCGACAGCAGCGCCAGCACCACGGCTGGTCGCAGGATGAACTCGCGAAGAAAATCGGCGGCACCGTCGATCAAGCTGTCGTTTCGCGCTTGGAAAACGGCCTCATCGCTGATCCGGGGTCCAAGCTGGTCTTTCACCTCGCCAAAGCGCTAGGCGTGACGACCGACGATCTCCTCGCCCTGTTATGTCAGGGCGACGCGGAAAGCGACGCCGCTGTGGCTCCCACCGAATCTACGGACGGCGAGATTGCCGATGTCCGCCGCCAATTCTTCCAGCTTTCAGCTCGCCTCAAGGTATTGGAAGAGAAAGAGAAAGTCACAAGTGGGAGATCACGATAA
- a CDS encoding AAA family ATPase yields MVGKLCAAPAKGGAASGLIEYLVGYAISEKGATRQEIADALDGVYAESEQRPDLGVDAVWRPEVGGGTRPSSILVRNCASFSTASLEIDADGARNPGIRSSAMHFVWSWNERESGLLTDEQAHTYVGQILEKLELNHYRSVAVVHRDTDNLHVHCAAGAVDPGTGLAYDRTGLHRKMAWAEREVELANGLDHDRGLAVVQDSGLSTAHVRWADKFELAAWRAERREERLVRQERRSFEGYRERDGAFSRYVDATLGPRLLTALDLDRQRGVTDSWATLHAVAARYGCELSAGQDGAVVARDVGVGAMRTAHEQERRDVRAALLAEGLDSGEVDERLAELRAKHVAEETIERDRKKVSGVVAELPSSLRERLRDLPGFQDAEQSERSVVERVERKPALVLTAITAQSSTFTREDIDQWLSARLSDPDEIERLGDLIVRADEVRVLSADPVQPLMTTTEIVAIEEALNADARLLAATASGITPSAVDNAIRCYEQQEASRRGHAFRLSDEQRASLQQISRASLVAIEGLPGVGKTTIQGAVRVLGEQLGREVVGLTLSQAAAERLEAEAGFRCVNTARARILEEGHNPVIPHNGIVVVDEAAMVDSRANGKILELARTRGCVVVEIGDVRQLQPIDFGASFRIVRDAARDVGTYCELRDIQRQERGWHREAVVQLADAIAERDGNARLVKVGAALRLLEDHGAITWTDDRDAAIDAVIECSQMRRGAGLDTLTLASDKDSVRHLSEEDRRRDGRDGKGRRYTADGGLREFAPGDRLMFLENSLGRNGLGVRNGDRGTVLEAKPNRITVQLDGKNEQTMTFSPKAYQAFDYANACTVHKAQGASVDACVSLIDRSASAELLFVAASRSRRELDMIIPRSAFRDVHELAEHVAERISLKTTTRTYDELLERTGGRQTIRVQNIETQREALPLRRVYEADVVEPLRALQLERVEQAREAYRERKSEIEESGLSMEDRLDAGRDALRAMRTAMIAAYRELRPQPFGEWLQEREERRERVRPSVDRQQEQAVHRDRRERTMTGVFSQAEEMSQGTGIDRGR; encoded by the coding sequence ATGGTTGGCAAGCTTTGTGCGGCTCCCGCGAAAGGCGGCGCAGCGTCAGGCTTGATCGAATACCTCGTCGGGTACGCGATAAGCGAGAAGGGCGCGACGCGCCAAGAGATCGCCGACGCGCTCGACGGCGTGTACGCTGAATCGGAGCAGCGCCCGGACCTTGGGGTAGACGCCGTGTGGCGCCCGGAAGTCGGCGGCGGAACGCGGCCATCGTCCATACTCGTGCGGAACTGCGCCTCGTTCTCGACCGCGAGCCTGGAAATCGACGCGGACGGAGCGCGGAACCCCGGCATCCGATCGAGCGCGATGCACTTCGTTTGGTCGTGGAACGAACGCGAGAGCGGCTTGCTGACCGATGAACAGGCGCACACATATGTTGGACAGATTCTCGAAAAGCTTGAGTTGAACCATTATCGGAGCGTAGCTGTCGTTCACCGCGATACCGACAATCTGCACGTCCACTGCGCTGCTGGTGCTGTCGACCCGGGAACGGGGCTCGCTTACGATCGCACGGGCCTTCACCGGAAGATGGCGTGGGCCGAACGCGAAGTCGAACTCGCCAACGGCCTCGACCACGATCGCGGCCTAGCCGTCGTTCAGGACTCCGGGCTTTCTACCGCTCATGTACGCTGGGCCGATAAATTCGAACTTGCTGCGTGGCGAGCGGAACGACGCGAGGAGCGCCTCGTTCGTCAGGAACGCCGTTCGTTCGAGGGGTACCGCGAGCGCGACGGAGCATTCAGTCGTTACGTCGATGCGACGTTGGGACCTCGTCTATTGACGGCGCTTGACCTCGATCGACAGCGCGGCGTTACTGATTCCTGGGCAACGCTGCATGCCGTTGCAGCACGCTATGGATGCGAGCTTTCGGCGGGGCAAGATGGCGCCGTAGTTGCAAGGGATGTCGGCGTTGGCGCGATGCGCACAGCGCATGAACAAGAACGACGCGATGTGCGCGCGGCGCTGCTCGCTGAGGGGTTAGATAGCGGCGAGGTCGACGAACGGCTTGCGGAGTTGCGGGCGAAGCACGTGGCGGAAGAAACCATTGAGCGCGATCGCAAGAAGGTCTCGGGAGTCGTCGCTGAGTTGCCATCATCGCTGCGAGAACGGCTGCGGGATCTTCCGGGATTTCAAGATGCCGAGCAATCGGAGCGATCCGTCGTCGAGCGGGTCGAGCGCAAGCCGGCGCTTGTCCTCACTGCGATTACTGCTCAAAGCAGCACCTTCACGCGCGAGGACATCGATCAATGGCTCTCGGCCCGATTATCTGATCCCGATGAGATCGAACGTTTAGGGGACCTAATCGTCCGCGCGGATGAGGTTCGGGTCCTGTCTGCCGATCCGGTGCAGCCGCTGATGACGACGACGGAAATCGTGGCGATCGAGGAGGCCTTGAATGCGGATGCTCGTCTCCTGGCGGCGACGGCATCGGGTATCACGCCGTCTGCGGTCGACAACGCGATTCGCTGCTACGAGCAGCAAGAAGCCTCGCGTCGCGGACACGCCTTCCGGTTGTCCGATGAGCAACGTGCCTCATTGCAGCAAATCTCGCGCGCTTCGCTCGTCGCCATCGAAGGTTTGCCGGGAGTCGGCAAGACCACGATTCAGGGCGCGGTTCGCGTGCTCGGAGAGCAATTGGGCCGCGAGGTGGTTGGACTCACGCTATCGCAGGCAGCCGCGGAGCGTCTCGAAGCTGAGGCCGGCTTTCGGTGCGTCAATACGGCACGAGCTCGAATACTTGAGGAAGGCCACAATCCGGTAATCCCGCACAACGGTATCGTGGTCGTCGACGAGGCCGCGATGGTGGATTCGCGCGCGAACGGAAAGATTTTGGAGTTGGCGCGCACGCGCGGATGCGTTGTGGTGGAGATTGGCGATGTGCGCCAACTGCAACCGATCGACTTCGGTGCGTCCTTCCGAATCGTCAGAGATGCGGCGCGCGACGTTGGGACGTACTGCGAGCTTCGCGATATCCAACGACAGGAGCGCGGATGGCACCGTGAAGCGGTGGTGCAATTGGCTGATGCGATTGCCGAGCGCGACGGAAACGCGCGTCTCGTTAAGGTCGGTGCTGCACTTCGGCTCTTAGAAGATCATGGCGCCATCACGTGGACCGATGATCGTGACGCTGCGATCGACGCGGTTATCGAGTGTTCCCAGATGCGTCGCGGAGCTGGTCTCGATACGTTGACGCTCGCTTCCGATAAGGACAGCGTTCGCCATCTCTCGGAAGAGGATCGGCGGCGCGACGGGCGCGATGGGAAGGGGCGACGATATACGGCCGATGGTGGTCTTCGGGAGTTCGCGCCCGGCGATCGGTTGATGTTCTTGGAGAACAGCCTCGGTCGTAACGGTCTCGGTGTTCGTAACGGAGATCGCGGGACTGTACTTGAGGCAAAGCCCAACCGAATTACCGTGCAACTCGACGGCAAGAACGAGCAGACGATGACGTTCTCGCCGAAGGCCTATCAGGCGTTTGATTACGCGAACGCCTGCACCGTTCACAAAGCGCAGGGAGCCAGCGTCGATGCCTGCGTTTCGTTGATCGATCGAAGTGCATCGGCTGAGTTGCTGTTTGTTGCGGCAAGCCGATCGCGACGAGAGCTGGATATGATCATCCCCCGCTCGGCATTCCGGGACGTCCACGAATTAGCGGAGCACGTCGCCGAGCGGATATCTCTGAAGACGACGACGAGAACATACGACGAACTGCTAGAGCGAACCGGCGGCAGGCAGACGATTCGTGTACAGAACATCGAAACGCAACGCGAAGCACTGCCGCTTCGTCGCGTCTATGAGGCAGACGTCGTCGAGCCGCTTCGGGCCTTGCAGTTGGAACGCGTCGAGCAGGCTCGCGAAGCCTATCGGGAGCGCAAGAGCGAGATCGAGGAGTCCGGGCTATCGATGGAAGATCGGTTGGACGCCGGCCGGGATGCGCTGCGCGCAATGAGGACCGCGATGATTGCCGCCTACCGCGAGCTTCGTCCGCAGCCATTCGGCGAGTGGCTCCAAGAGCGCGAAGAGCGCCGGGAGCGGGTCCGGCCGTCGGTCGACCGGCAGCAAGAGCAGGCGGTTCACCGGGATCGGCGTGAGCGAACCATGACCGGCGTGTTCTCGCAAGCGGAGGAGATGTCGCAAGGCACGGGGATCGATCGAGGGCGATAG
- a CDS encoding TraM recognition domain-containing protein, which translates to MTAYHLRESHDRLTALCLALIDPILTVFAGLWLLTKLRPIIESWMRQQPFHYVAWAVTLWVGYALIASSVMAIVIPISRGFGVDREFFKASKPRYLAFWAGIALVIASHVPVAMQWVTIQDRFPDYDGTIVLLVLAAFAICFGLHDLGVAAWGAMGAAATNTSVAMRNRRRWSSLTGQLALCGGVAQGVFRERNLATGAPEKGAILLYGERSANRGTLVVGAPGSSKTRSKVYPDFYWGLRTSKRAGAIVFITKKRATDDFLAIARTFRRPDQIHVVGIGPGRATTDVTAGMSHESIGDAIRDGLGESHSEFWRQGPSAFVEGFVELIQALRPATINVPGATDDDGKLEPGGDAYTFDFGDTLPTLLDLITLDGRLLDAVFAYAHERAAQLEVTDRDEATKLRTLLREVKGRVVPLLKRDPKLAEELRQSALPQLQPFARGEVRRAFCDRNGIDLALVEKGHIVLVEIDEAEHPRAVNTVVRMLFRRVVQMARERTASNRVGSLDPVLLICDEYANYAAGGHVQAWNTIRESNFIATVGLTSLSALSKQIGDQRAADAIVANFSNKFFFDTDDKATRELANEIVGKTTVIRRGTSEGKTKTSGTSATGALNGGSHSSRGTSQSESTSEQREDALDGSIWRTLRAQRESATAIAFIRTDEGMMTDVVTLGSLDPSESIVTAIPEHYGL; encoded by the coding sequence ATGACCGCCTACCACCTCCGCGAATCGCACGATCGCCTCACCGCGCTCTGCCTTGCCCTTATCGATCCCATCCTTACGGTCTTCGCCGGCCTCTGGCTCCTAACGAAGCTGCGCCCGATTATCGAGTCATGGATGCGGCAGCAGCCTTTCCATTACGTAGCTTGGGCCGTAACTCTGTGGGTCGGCTACGCGCTGATCGCCTCCAGCGTCATGGCGATCGTCATCCCGATATCCCGGGGCTTCGGCGTCGATCGAGAGTTCTTCAAAGCGTCGAAACCGCGCTACCTTGCGTTCTGGGCGGGCATCGCGCTCGTCATTGCATCGCATGTCCCCGTAGCGATGCAATGGGTTACGATCCAGGATCGGTTCCCCGACTACGACGGGACGATCGTACTCCTAGTCCTGGCCGCTTTCGCGATATGCTTCGGCCTACATGATCTCGGCGTCGCGGCCTGGGGCGCGATGGGTGCTGCAGCGACGAACACGAGTGTCGCGATGAGAAACCGTAGACGCTGGAGCTCCCTTACGGGTCAGCTTGCGCTTTGCGGCGGAGTCGCGCAAGGCGTGTTTCGCGAGCGCAACCTCGCGACCGGTGCTCCGGAAAAGGGCGCGATCCTCCTGTACGGCGAGCGCAGCGCGAATCGCGGAACGCTCGTCGTAGGTGCGCCCGGATCATCGAAAACCCGCTCTAAGGTTTACCCGGATTTCTACTGGGGACTCCGCACATCGAAACGCGCCGGCGCGATCGTCTTCATCACCAAGAAACGCGCGACCGACGACTTCCTCGCCATCGCGCGAACCTTCCGGCGTCCGGATCAGATTCATGTCGTGGGCATCGGCCCGGGTCGCGCGACGACGGACGTCACGGCGGGCATGAGCCATGAATCGATCGGCGATGCGATCAGAGATGGTCTCGGCGAGTCCCACTCGGAGTTCTGGAGGCAGGGACCGTCCGCATTCGTCGAGGGGTTCGTAGAACTGATTCAAGCACTTCGCCCGGCGACCATCAATGTTCCAGGCGCTACCGACGACGACGGAAAGCTCGAACCCGGGGGCGATGCTTACACCTTCGACTTTGGCGACACGTTGCCGACGCTGCTCGACCTCATCACGCTTGACGGGCGCCTCCTCGACGCCGTCTTCGCGTACGCGCATGAGCGCGCCGCGCAGCTCGAAGTCACCGATCGTGACGAAGCGACCAAACTCCGCACGCTGCTCCGTGAGGTGAAAGGTCGCGTGGTTCCGCTCTTGAAGCGCGATCCGAAGCTCGCCGAGGAACTTCGCCAATCGGCCCTCCCGCAGCTTCAGCCCTTTGCCCGCGGCGAGGTCCGCCGGGCGTTCTGCGATCGCAACGGTATCGACCTCGCGCTCGTGGAGAAAGGGCATATCGTCCTTGTGGAAATCGACGAGGCCGAGCATCCGCGGGCCGTCAACACGGTCGTCCGCATGCTCTTTCGGCGCGTCGTGCAGATGGCGCGCGAACGCACGGCAAGCAATCGCGTCGGCAGCCTCGACCCGGTTCTCTTGATCTGCGATGAGTACGCAAACTACGCAGCTGGCGGCCACGTTCAAGCATGGAATACGATCCGCGAAAGCAACTTCATCGCGACGGTTGGTCTGACGAGCCTTAGCGCGCTTTCCAAACAGATCGGCGATCAACGTGCTGCTGATGCGATCGTCGCTAACTTCTCGAATAAGTTCTTCTTCGATACGGACGACAAGGCAACGCGAGAGCTCGCCAACGAGATTGTCGGCAAAACGACGGTCATCCGCCGCGGCACGAGCGAAGGCAAGACGAAGACGAGTGGAACCTCCGCGACCGGAGCGCTGAACGGCGGTTCGCATAGCTCGCGCGGAACCTCGCAAAGCGAGAGCACGAGCGAACAGCGTGAGGATGCCCTCGATGGTTCCATCTGGCGGACGCTGCGAGCGCAACGCGAGTCGGCGACTGCTATCGCCTTCATTCGCACGGACGAGGGTATGATGACCGATGTGGTTACGCTCGGATCCCTCGACCCGAGCGAGAGCATCGTGACGGCGATACCGGAGCACTACGGTCTGTAG
- a CDS encoding invasion associated locus B family protein has protein sequence MRSLIAALMIVCFAAPAYAATTPSTSSARVTITGWRLECDPGKAALACRVLDSIVSASNGALVISLNFSAAADGKTVLTMNVPLGAAVRTPVGVSVNGGPSQNFPFLTCSPQGCYATGTVSADLLAAMRAGKGDLRVTYGMLDANLAEHGITATLSLTGFSQVDDRLK, from the coding sequence ATGAGAAGCCTTATCGCCGCCCTCATGATCGTGTGCTTCGCCGCGCCCGCCTACGCGGCAACGACGCCTTCCACGTCGTCGGCGCGGGTAACCATCACCGGGTGGCGATTGGAGTGCGATCCGGGTAAGGCCGCCCTCGCGTGCCGGGTCCTCGATTCGATCGTCTCGGCCTCCAACGGCGCGCTGGTCATCAGCCTCAATTTCTCCGCCGCGGCCGACGGCAAGACCGTGCTCACCATGAACGTCCCGCTCGGTGCCGCGGTGCGAACGCCGGTCGGTGTGAGCGTGAACGGAGGACCCTCGCAGAATTTCCCATTTTTGACGTGCTCGCCGCAGGGCTGCTATGCAACCGGCACGGTCAGTGCCGACCTGCTCGCAGCGATGCGCGCCGGCAAAGGTGACCTGCGCGTGACCTATGGGATGCTCGATGCGAATCTGGCCGAGCATGGCATCACCGCAACGCTCTCACTCACGGGGTTTTCACAAGTCGACGACCGCCTCAAATAG
- a CDS encoding site-specific integrase: MGYLKQLGEKKWRIVYDATPSDGRRRRQKTETLFPVTKAQAKLILAKREEAVAIGKFVADDVTVSTLFERFIRAKTVAQRAPKTIERYGTLYAAYIDPRFGEMTLSKLKQHHLTDAYASWLSKGKSGRALSARTVRHVHDLIRTMLNYALRKGLIHHNVATLVAEDLPKVKKPEPVALTEEQLKQLLASSWEPTDWARKHGVVSAQSWFAPAVWFAAYTGARRGETLALRWRDLDLEAKTATIRHSLTETKAGGVQFKEPKNGKHRTIVLPTSLVEVLRKHRGEQQKDREVFKGAYKDDDLVFAAPDGSPVLPWSFTASFRYLVDRAKVPYIRLHDLRDTHASLLGKHGVPLEVISKRLGHATIGITAERYLHVYKERDAEAAAVFEQLAS, encoded by the coding sequence GTGGGATACCTCAAACAACTTGGCGAGAAAAAATGGCGAATAGTCTATGACGCGACGCCGTCCGACGGACGACGGCGACGTCAAAAAACCGAAACGCTCTTTCCAGTCACCAAGGCGCAGGCGAAGCTGATCCTCGCGAAGCGCGAAGAGGCCGTTGCGATCGGCAAGTTCGTTGCCGACGACGTCACGGTATCAACGCTTTTCGAAAGGTTCATCCGAGCCAAGACGGTCGCGCAGCGCGCTCCAAAGACGATCGAACGCTACGGAACGCTCTACGCAGCTTACATCGATCCAAGGTTCGGCGAGATGACGTTGAGCAAGCTGAAGCAGCATCACCTGACGGACGCATACGCGTCCTGGCTCTCGAAGGGCAAGAGCGGTCGCGCGTTGAGCGCGCGAACTGTTCGTCATGTCCACGATCTGATTCGAACGATGCTCAACTATGCTCTTCGCAAGGGGCTCATCCATCACAACGTCGCGACGCTCGTCGCGGAGGATCTTCCGAAAGTAAAGAAGCCCGAGCCGGTGGCGCTCACCGAGGAGCAGCTGAAGCAACTGCTTGCATCCTCATGGGAGCCGACGGATTGGGCGCGCAAGCACGGAGTCGTGAGCGCGCAGTCATGGTTTGCACCGGCGGTGTGGTTCGCCGCCTATACCGGTGCTCGTCGCGGCGAGACGCTTGCGCTTCGGTGGCGTGATCTCGACCTCGAAGCGAAAACGGCAACCATCCGTCACTCGCTTACGGAGACGAAAGCCGGCGGTGTGCAATTCAAAGAACCGAAGAACGGTAAGCACCGCACGATCGTCCTCCCCACATCACTCGTCGAGGTGCTGCGCAAGCACCGCGGCGAGCAGCAGAAAGATCGCGAGGTTTTCAAGGGCGCATACAAAGACGACGATCTCGTCTTCGCCGCGCCCGACGGATCGCCGGTCCTACCCTGGAGCTTCACCGCGTCGTTCCGCTATCTAGTGGATCGGGCGAAGGTTCCGTACATTCGCCTCCACGATCTCCGCGACACGCATGCGAGTCTACTCGGCAAGCACGGTGTGCCGCTGGAGGTCATATCGAAGCGACTCGGCCATGCAACAATCGGTATCACCGCCGAGCGCTATCTGCACGTCTATAAAGAACGAGACGCCGAGGCGGCGGCTGTGTTCGAACAGCTCGCCAGCTAA
- a CDS encoding MFS transporter, with the protein MSAALTTTAPQRRAMLASGLGWGLDGFDFYLYVYALPAILTAFSLSKAAGGLLATYTLVASAIGGIAMGTIADRIGRRNALIISIACYTIFTFLSGTAQNYGTLALYRTLEGLGFGGEWAVGSVLIAEWANAPQRGRALGFVQGSWAIGWLLANFAFQIIAATIGLEAGWRYLFFLGIIPALSILYIRRGVTDAPVYTSTRKAPGWSLAGIFTPRVARTTFFASLLAIGVQSGYYALFAWMPTYLTTQRHISAVTSGSLLYLLIAGSYVGYITAGYINDAIGRKRTFIIFSLCSAAMVPLYLYAVVADWQLIIAGPILGYFASGIFSGFGPYLSELFPSDVRGAAQGFCYNLGRGVAGFGPFLIGWLAKVAPIGNAMTIVAIIAYLIAVFAVLFLPETRGKELTAV; encoded by the coding sequence ATGTCCGCTGCACTGACAACGACTGCGCCGCAGCGACGCGCGATGCTCGCGTCGGGGCTAGGCTGGGGTCTGGACGGGTTCGATTTCTACCTCTACGTGTACGCGCTGCCGGCAATCCTGACGGCGTTCTCGCTCAGTAAGGCCGCGGGCGGGCTCTTAGCGACGTACACGCTGGTCGCGAGCGCGATCGGCGGGATCGCGATGGGAACGATCGCCGATCGTATCGGACGGCGCAACGCGCTGATCATCTCGATCGCGTGCTACACCATCTTCACGTTCCTCAGCGGCACCGCGCAGAACTACGGCACGCTCGCGCTCTATCGTACGCTGGAAGGCTTGGGCTTCGGCGGAGAATGGGCCGTCGGTTCGGTGTTGATCGCCGAATGGGCGAACGCGCCGCAGCGCGGCCGCGCGCTCGGATTCGTACAAGGATCGTGGGCGATCGGGTGGCTGCTGGCCAACTTCGCCTTCCAGATCATCGCGGCGACGATTGGACTCGAGGCGGGGTGGCGGTACCTGTTCTTCCTCGGCATCATCCCGGCGCTTTCGATCCTCTACATTCGTCGCGGCGTGACCGACGCGCCGGTCTATACGTCCACGCGCAAGGCGCCGGGCTGGTCGTTGGCCGGAATCTTCACACCGCGGGTCGCGCGCACGACGTTCTTCGCCTCGTTGCTGGCGATCGGCGTGCAGAGCGGATACTACGCGCTCTTCGCCTGGATGCCGACCTATCTCACCACCCAGCGGCACATCTCCGCCGTCACCAGCGGATCGCTTCTCTATCTCTTGATCGCCGGCTCGTACGTCGGCTACATCACCGCGGGCTACATCAACGACGCGATCGGACGCAAGCGCACGTTCATCATCTTCTCGCTCTGTTCGGCGGCGATGGTGCCGCTCTATCTCTATGCCGTCGTCGCCGATTGGCAGTTGATCATCGCCGGTCCGATCCTCGGCTACTTCGCCTCGGGAATTTTCAGCGGTTTCGGACCGTACCTCAGCGAGCTCTTCCCGAGCGACGTGCGCGGCGCGGCTCAAGGATTTTGCTACAATCTCGGGCGCGGAGTGGCGGGATTCGGGCCGTTCTTGATCGGGTGGCTCGCGAAGGTCGCGCCGATCGGCAACGCAATGACGATCGTTGCCATCATCGCCTATCTGATCGCCGTCTTTGCCGTACTCTTCTTACCGGAAACGCGCGGAAAAGAATTGACCGCGGTTTAG
- a CDS encoding nucleotidyl transferase AbiEii/AbiGii toxin family protein, giving the protein MDSFARLPSRDRREAFEELARRRQIEFTMVEKDFWVCWVLKSIFDLPHGHPTMTFKGGTSLSKAYGLIDRFSEDIDVVTDPGFFIAQGIATPEEAGISRPQRKKRMAELDVACGSYIKGLLLNELRKQFAFRLDSSDDWSIGLDPTDPHALLFAYPRSNPEHEEHPYVRRFVKIELGWRAKSAPSETRSIEPYLADIPFALQNPIVACNVLAPDRTFWEKVTALHAESFRDGTKPFFARHYSDVATMLQTRTGKNASYDLAMLEDVRAFKEVYYYSAWAHYDLAKPGSLVVVPNAKKLRDLAGDYNGMEQMFLHDPPSFDWVVEQLRSFEAEINK; this is encoded by the coding sequence ATGGATAGCTTCGCGCGATTACCCTCGCGCGATCGACGCGAGGCTTTTGAAGAGTTGGCGCGGCGACGGCAGATCGAATTCACGATGGTCGAAAAGGATTTCTGGGTCTGCTGGGTCTTGAAGTCGATTTTCGATCTGCCTCATGGGCATCCAACGATGACCTTCAAAGGAGGCACGTCACTGTCGAAGGCGTACGGGCTGATCGATCGTTTTTCGGAAGACATTGACGTTGTTACCGATCCCGGGTTCTTCATTGCTCAGGGGATCGCGACCCCAGAAGAGGCGGGAATCAGCAGGCCGCAACGTAAGAAGCGCATGGCCGAACTCGACGTTGCCTGCGGATCGTACATCAAGGGGCTCCTTCTCAACGAACTGCGTAAGCAATTTGCGTTTCGACTCGATTCTTCAGATGACTGGAGTATCGGTCTCGATCCGACAGATCCTCATGCTTTGCTGTTCGCATATCCACGAAGTAACCCGGAACATGAAGAACACCCGTATGTTCGCAGATTCGTCAAGATCGAGTTAGGTTGGCGAGCGAAATCCGCTCCCTCTGAGACGAGATCGATCGAACCATATCTGGCTGACATACCGTTTGCGTTGCAAAACCCGATCGTTGCCTGTAATGTGCTTGCCCCGGACCGGACCTTCTGGGAGAAGGTGACAGCCTTGCATGCAGAGAGTTTTCGCGACGGAACAAAGCCATTCTTCGCGCGCCATTATTCCGATGTTGCTACGATGCTGCAGACGCGAACTGGAAAAAACGCGTCTTATGACCTGGCAATGCTCGAAGACGTACGCGCGTTCAAGGAAGTTTACTACTACTCTGCTTGGGCGCACTACGACCTCGCCAAACCAGGTTCGTTGGTTGTGGTTCCTAACGCAAAGAAGCTTCGCGATCTTGCAGGCGACTACAATGGCATGGAGCAGATGTTTCTCCATGATCCGCCGTCGTTCGACTGGGTTGTCGAGCAGCTGCGGAGCTTCGAGGCGGAAATTAATAAGTAG
- a CDS encoding DUF6088 family protein, protein MAAKTAADAVRQYLKRLEPGTVFTPAELVHARLGSEDAVRQTLRRLATTGDVRRLSKGYYDVPRVSPRIGVLSPTPEAIIAAHERKTGATIERPELEAANKLGLTTQVVARPIYRTNLFSRELKIGGQRIRLRTSGPRSLARDDDPSELVIDALSTIGKANITDIEIAKLRAFVREHKLGKKLLQRSKRAPAWMLPVIDSILAKSEGADG, encoded by the coding sequence ATGGCCGCCAAGACCGCAGCGGACGCCGTCCGCCAATACCTCAAGAGACTCGAACCTGGGACCGTTTTCACCCCGGCGGAGCTGGTCCATGCTCGGCTCGGCTCTGAGGATGCGGTTCGCCAGACACTACGCCGGCTCGCGACCACCGGGGACGTCCGGCGCCTATCCAAGGGCTACTATGATGTCCCACGGGTCAGCCCGCGGATCGGCGTCCTTAGTCCGACCCCTGAGGCAATTATCGCTGCCCATGAGCGCAAGACGGGAGCTACCATTGAGCGCCCGGAGCTGGAAGCCGCAAATAAACTCGGCCTGACGACCCAGGTTGTGGCTCGACCGATTTATCGCACGAATCTCTTCTCGCGCGAGTTGAAGATTGGCGGCCAGCGCATTCGACTGCGCACTTCCGGGCCGCGTTCCCTTGCACGCGACGACGACCCGTCCGAACTCGTGATCGATGCGCTTAGTACCATCGGAAAGGCGAATATTACAGATATCGAGATCGCTAAACTCCGTGCGTTCGTGCGCGAGCATAAGCTCGGCAAGAAGCTGTTGCAACGTTCAAAGCGTGCGCCGGCGTGGATGCTGCCCGTTATCGACAGCATCCTCGCCAAATCGGAGGGCGCTGATGGATAG